CTGGCTGTGCCGCCTCAGTTGGGTCCCCTCGTCCCACTCGGCGCAGCTGTGCTTGTGCCTCAGGTGGCTCGAGCCATGAACGGCCTCGTGGTCATCCTTCTCTGGGCAGCGGCGGCGGAGGCCGACAGGGCGGATGGAGCCTTAGAGCAGAAACCTGCTAGAGCTGGGCTGCAGGACTGCAAGAAAGCACTGAACCTCCCGGTCCTAGAAGTGTTGCCCGGGGGCGGCTGGGACAACCTAAGAAACGTGGACATGGGGAGGGTCCTGGACCTGGGCTACAGCACTTGCAGGACCACCGAGGACGGACGCTATATCATCCCAGACCAAGTCTTCACCATCCCCCTAAAGCGGAGCAACATGGAGATGAACTCGGAAATCATCGACTCCTGGAAGGATTACCAGAGCACCACCGCCTTCTCCATCAACACGGAGCTCTCCCTCTTCTCCGCCGCCAACGGCAAGTTCTCGGCCGAGTTCCAGCACGTGAAGACGTGCCAGGTGAAGGACCGTTCCGTGACCACCAGGGTCCAGGTGAGGAACGTGGTCTACACGGCCAAGATCAACCCCTCCTCGGTGTTGGACCGAGAATTTGCCAAACAGCTGATGGACATCTCCGACCGCCTAGAGAACAATCAGACCCGGATGGCCAACTTCCTGGCCGAGCTGCTGGTCCTCAACTACGGCACCCACGTGGTCACCGGCGTGGACGCCGGGGCCAGCCTCGTGCAGGAGGACCACCTCAAGTCCACGTTTGTCCAGAACAACTGGGCCCTCCGGAGCTCCATCACTACTTCGGCCGCGGTCTCCTTCCACAGCTTGATCGACGCCAAGTTTGGTGAGGCGCTTCACCTGGAGGGTGGCTTTAACCAGAATTATATCTCCAACAGAACCAGCTCCAGGGTTCAAAGCATCGGCGGGCTGGCCTTCTACCCCGGCATCACCCTGAAGGCCTGGCAGGAGGGCATAACCAACCACTTGGTGGCTATCGACCATTCCGGTCTGCCCTTGTATTTCTTCATCAACCCCGAGACGCTGCCCGAACTGCCCATCCCCCTGGTCAAGAAGCTGGCCAAGACGGTGGAAGTCGCGGTCCGCCGGTACTTCGGCCTCAACATCTATCCCGGCTGCACCGACACGGAGTCGCCCAACTTCAACTTTCACGCCAACGCGGACGACGGCTCTTGCGAGGGGAGGATGACGAACTTCACCTTCGGGGGAGTCTACCAGGAGTGTCAGCAACTGTCCAGCCAGGGAGAGTTCTTACTCTGCCAGAGCTTAGAGCAGAAGAATCCGCTCACGGGGGGGTTTTCCTGCCCGGAAGGTTTCTCTCCAGTCCTGCTGGGCTCCCAGACCACGGAGGAAGGGTACAGCCGCCTGGAATGCCACAGATCGTGCACCCTGTTCGTCTTCTGCAAGAAAATATGCGAGGATGTGTTCCGGGTGGCGAGGGCCGAGTTCCGAGCTTCCTGGTGTGTGGCCACCGGGCAGGTCTCCAGCCACTCGGGCTTCCTTTTTGGGGGGCTTTTCAGCGGCAAGAGCACCAACCCCGTGACTAACGCCCAGTCCTGTCCCTCGAGCTACTTCCCCCTGAGGCTCTTCGACAGCCTCCGGGTGTGCGTCAGCCAGGACTACGAGCTGGGCTACAAGTTCTCCGTGCCCTTCGGCGGGTTTTTCAGCTGCTCCACGGGGAACCCCCTGGCGAGCTCTGGTCAGCCCGGGGGGCATCCGGATGCCCCTTTCCTGAAAAGATGCCCCGGGGGCTTCAGTCAGCACCAAGCGCTCATCAGCGATGGCTGCCAGGTGTCATACTGTGTCAAAGCCGGGCTCTTCACCAGCCAGTCCCTGCCTCCAGTCAGACTCCCTCCGTTCTCCCGACCCCCTCTCATGAGTCAGGCCTCGACCAACACGGTCCTGGTGACCAACAGTGAGACGGAGAAGTCCTGGGTCCGGGACTCCTCCACCCACCTGTGGAAGCTGGGAGAGCCTTCTGAAGTGCGCCGGACCATAAAGCTCGTCCAAGGGAGCGAGAGGGGCTTGTCGGGGGGAGAGGCCGCTGGCCTCACGACAGGAATCACCACCCTCCTGGCAGCCCTGATTGCCCTGGTCATCTATGGCTCCAGAAGGTACAAGAAGAGGGACTATATACagatggaaggggagaaggaggaggaggaggaggaacagaggttGATTTCGGGCTCCGCTAACTACACCGCCGGCCCAACGCATCCGAACGAAACTTTTGACCCGGGGGAAGAGAACCCGGCCGTCTAAACTTCTCCCGTGGAATTTTGCTTCACTTCCTTCTCGGCTCACGACGTAAGCTTGCCTTTAACTCTCCTCGAATTTTTTTCTTGCCCTAACCGGAGAAGAGGCCGACGGCAAGTGTGTGGTTCTGATGCTTCTtcgaatctccatctccatcgtCTGGCCGACCGACGGAGCCGTTTGGAACTGTGCTCGGAATGTGAGTCGGGGGAGGTCGGCGGGGTGGAGGTTGGGAGGAGAGTTAGGGAGCCTCCCAGCCTACACTGGGAGGGGGTAACTGGGACAAATGAAAAAAGAATAAGCCAGCTGACCTGGAGAGCGATATACTGCTTTCCCAAGTCCCgatccagaggaaagagcctgggcctgggaacaaggagacatgggttctgattccagctgtgccacttgcctgctgtgcgaccctgggcaaggcactgagcttctctgtgcctcaactttctaatcagtaaaaatggggttgatacccattctccctcccccttagactttgagcctcgtatgggacagactatgtccaatttgccTATACTGTATCTATGCCAGGGTTTGCGacagtgtttgacgcacagtaagcacttgtttCCGACTTgattcaccccagaacttagtacagtgattgacccattgtaaggacttaacgaatacgacgattattatgatttggtttacatatcactattattattattccagtggctCCATTTTCCAAGTCCCAGGGGCCTGCAGAGGCAACCGTCTTCCTCTTACTGCTCCAGTTTCGGGAAACGTGGTCAAATATTCTTTTTCCGTGCTTATTCCTGATCCAAAAGGAGGCTGAAAGCTTAGGGGGCCCTTCCAAAAGAATTTTGGGCAAAGGGTACTCAGAATTGGGTTCAGAAAAGCAAGAGTTCAATCTCTCAGTCCTTGGTTTGGGGTGCTTCGGGTGGATCTTATTAACTCACCAACAcctatcggggggggggggggggtctcccatcTGGGCAGtgagaaaaaattaaaaaccacTTACTGAAATAACCCCCCAGCCCACCCAAAGACTATTCAGCCTCGGCCAGCTGGTTGATGAGAACTTCAGGGTGTTTCACCAGAGGAGCACGTGGCATTTCTGCTCTGGTGATATCAAGAAGGGTTCGGAGGGAGACAGTCACTTACACGTCATTGTCCCAAGGGAAACGTGAATTCAGTTTTCCCACAGCTGGGTCCTGTCTCTGGGCTAATTAGGAACAGAAAAACCCAAAACGGTCTTTTGTTTCAACGTGCTGCCCTTTCCAGGTCCGTGTTCTgcttcccgccctcctccccggccaccCACTCTCTCAGGCACCCCCcaaacccacacacccacacacccacacaggaAATCTGCCCACTAGTGAATCACGGGACGGGAGGTAGGTGACACCAATGGGATGACAGAAGGCTTGGCGAGCGGCTGTTCCCCACCACGGGAGACCACCCTGGTAGGGATGGACTACAGCCGAGTGGAACGTCAATTCTATTTCCTGGTGGGGACGGAGAAACTATGTAAATCAGCTAAAGTCCCTAAAAATAATAGGGGAGGGGTgtgaagaccatcattattacaacaaAATGCCTTGGATTTCTTCTGAGGAGCTCAAAACGTTTTATGTTTCCTACCTCTTTGTTCCTGTGACAAggctcactgtttattgttatacagtactgtcccaagcacttagtatagtgttttgctccCAGgagaagcttaataaatacgagtgaatgaacatAAGGCtaggggaggtggaagaaggtaactacacaacttgcccaaggtctcgcagccaGAGGGTGGAAATGAAAGCCCAGTCACCTCCCAGGATATGGCCATTTGAGTGTTGGAACGGCTACCCCCTCGctcaattaatcgatcgatccatcagtcgtatttattgaacgcttaccgcgtgcagagcaccgtactaagcatctggaagagaACGACGCGACAATATAAAAGTAACGTTCCCGGTCCACGATGAATTTACagcctttcccctaacttaattTGTTGTCTAAATAATTTCTGGTCAACTGGATCTCTTGAGAACTCAAGGGAAAACCCAAGAGTCTTATTCTCTTGCTCCCAGGTGCCTCGTGGGCCCCTTTTCGGTTACGCTAAATTCTCCCGCTAAGACCGGCCCTTGCTTCAGTGTCTCGAGAGGGTACCGAGTCACCCAGAGGAGAATCCAACTCCATCTGACTTACTCCGGTGCCACTGCCGCTCTGCGAAATGTAAAGATTTTTATTCACTCTCAGGTTTTTATGTCTGCTAACAAAATGGCACACGAAACGTATTAAATGtattaaaattaaaatgtatTAAAATAGGAATGCATCAGCCTAGTTTGTTACCGGCAGGAACGTGAGTAAAGAGAAGATCCCACAAGACACGTTTCACCCACTGTTGCACAGTCATGAACCTTGAGGTAAAcgtccttcattcgttcattcagcacAGGGTAAAGTCTTCTCCTGATTCAgtgcagtgcggtctagtggatagagtatgagcctgggagtgaatcacaggccctgggttcaaatccctgctctgccacttaactgctatgtgaccttgggtatgtaaacttacttctctgagaagcagcgtggctcagtggaaagcgcccaggcttgggagtcagagatcatgggttctaatcccgactccgccgcttgacctggggcaagccacttcacttctctgggcctcagttacctcatctgtaaaatggggattaagactgtgagccccacgcgggacaacctgatgaccctgtatctaccccagcgctcagaacagtgctcggcacatagtaagcgcttaacagataccaacgttactattattattctctgtgcctcagttccctgtcaaatgggggaatcattcattcgttcagttgtatttattgagcttttactgtgtgcagggcactgtactaagagagtaccatataaaaataaacagattccctgcacagtctagagggagagaccgacaccaacataaataaatgacagatatgtacgcaagtaCTGAAGGGctggatgaataatgggagcaagtcagggtgacgcggaagtgggagaagaggaaaggggggcttaatcaggggaggcctcacACGGGTTAAGACTGTTAAGGGGTCAAGGTTCacaggggttaagaccgtgaagcccttgtgggacatggactttgtccaacctgattagtacagttcctggcgcattgaagcgcttaacaaataccatgaaaaaaaagacgCCTTTCATCTCTTCTCAGCCCAGTCCTGAGGCTGTGGGAATATCAACCCGGGGACTCGCAGGCTACACATTCAAACGGAGGTCTGCTTGGGAGTCGGGCGGTTGGAGTGAGGAAGACAGGGCAGGCTCCTTTCGAGTGTGAATAGAGGCATGGAATGCTTTCACGGATGACAGTAGGCCGCCATTCCCTGAGAGCCGTTTGAAGTGAATTCCGCTAGAGAAcagttcctttttattttttttctaaagacTTGGCTAACATCCACTTGCTCTCCTGACCGTTGTTGCACAGTagaaagagtatttattaagtgcttactgtgtgcagagccccgtactaagctctgggagagaagagTTTGGAATGCGATCCACATTTGTTTCCGGCCTCTGCTGGCGAGAGGGGAATTATTGGGAAAGTTTCCACAAGAGCCCCTTCAgggtaggagaggaagagggtagcCGGGAGAAGGGTTTTGGGATCGAAAGCTCCTCgatgacagggatcttgtctgctaaCTCCCAAACGTTCACTACAGtgctcgcccccgccccccagtaaacatgcagtaaatgccattgacggaTTGTGAGTAGCCCGGCTATTTCACATTTGGACACCGTCCTGAGGTCACCCTTCTTGTGGCCGAGTGGATGAGAGCAcccgcctaggagtcagaaggagctgggttctaatcccggctctgccacgtctgccgtgtgtggccttgggcaagtcacctcacttctctgggcctcagttagctcaaccgtaaaatgggaatgagtgtgaaccccatgtgggacagggactgtgtccgacctgactgccttgtatctaccccagctcttagaacagtgcttggcacatagtaagcacttaagaagtaataataataataatgatgatgttggtatttgttaagcgcttactatgtgccgagcactgttctaagcgctggggtagatacggggtaatcaggttgtcccacgtgaggctcacagttaattcccattttacagatgaggtaactgaggcacagagaagttaagtgacttgcccacagtcacacagctgacaagtggcagagccgggattcaaactcatgagctctgactcccaagcccgggctctttccactgagccacgctgtaccattattataggaagcgctcaataaatacgattgagtgaatgattattattattacattatcctcctttctgccctccccctgagTTCCTCCACCGCAGGGGacgagtgtaagctcattgtgggcagggaatacgtttatgttaataataacaatgttggtatttgttaagcgcttactatgtgcagagcactgttctaagcactggggtagacacggggtcatcaggttgtcccacgtgaggcttacagttaatccccattttacagatgaggtcgctgaggcacagagaagtgaagtgacttgcccacagtcacacagctgacaagtgacagagccgggagtcgaactcatgacctctgactcccaaacccggactctttccactgagccacgctgtaccattattatagtaagcgctcaataaatacgattgagtgaatgattattattattacattatcctcctttctgccctccccgTGAGTTCCTCCACCACAGGGGacgagtgtaagctcactgtgggcagggaatgcgtctgtttatgtcctgtggtactctcccacgcgccgagtgctttgcatacagtaagcgctcattaaatgtaaCGGAAtgcatgaaagaatgaatgaacgagtgatatGGGGCATTTGTctgaggtgggaaaggagagcgGAGTTCAGGGACTCCCCCGCCCCAAAGGGCTCGGGCGGCCCACCGACGGGCCTCCGAACGGATACACAGACACCTCCGAGGGACAGACGGAGAGGCACCGACGGACGCACAGACGACCCGCAGGCCCCCGGACTCGGAGGATATTTGTTCTCCATTTATTGTTCTGCACGTCCAAGCCCTCAGCACCAGATGGCATAGTCCTCTCCCAGATCAACACACCAGAGACTGCAAAATGCACCGTTTTACGAACAAAACAATATATACAACAGGACGTCGccaatccccttccccaccccaaatccaATGCAACCAAAACAGGGAAGATGTGGGGGGAAagtaccctctcctctccagcccctctccaACGCCACGCTTCACAGACTCCCAAATCGCCTCACGCTCAGGTCGGTGTGATCTCAGGACAGCGTTCTTTATCGCCAAGTATCAAACCACAGACAACTCCAAATtatagaaaaggagaaaaaaaaaaggccaccaCACAGACAACCGTGCATATGTCCGCACGCACACTCACACCCTCACTCGCACACCAAATCAACCCCCTTAGGAGACGAACTTCAGATGAGGCGTGTAGGCAACCTCATTTTCTATCCTGGAGGCCGAGCCCTCACGTGGGCCCGGTGCCcgggggctgaggggaaagagagcagggggcCTTGAGGTGGAGGAAGTGAGGATGCAGTTGGGTGGACGCGCGGTCGGCTCTCTAAGGCAGAACAGTTACTACGGTAACACAAGCAAGTCTCCGACGGGACGGGTCCCCCAACTTGGATCCTGTATCATCTCTAGCAGAACCTGAAAGAAATTGCTCctcagagggtggtggggagaggggcgggttTCGGTGTTCTGTGGGGAACAGCCAATAAGTCCTAAGTCCTGCCACCAAGAGACTGGTAAAGAAACAGAAGGATAGACAGACGAGACACACGCGGGAGAGTGGCTGGGCTCAAAAGCTAATTCCCGAAGTGGTACGGATCCTAGCGTATCGATCGACCCCGTGAATTCTCTGGGCTTCTCTCTTCGCTCCCTTTTTCCGACGCCCCAGCTTCCCCTCCACACAGACCACCCTCTCGGCCTCAGTCGAACGAAGGCCTCGCTCACACTCTTtcgcaccccccacccctcactgcTCAATCCTCCCCAGGTTTCCCCTCTCATCTCCCGTCtacacccctcctcccagccacctAGCCACCACGGCTGTTCTCCAACCTCGGCCAAGGAGAAGCCCAGAAGCTTCACGAGGAGACCGCGGGCGAGCCTGGCATTAGCCTGTGCCCTCCTCCTAGAGGAAAAGGCTCAAAAGCCCAAGGTCTAGGAATttcccacctcaactactgcagACGCTGCACGGGGAGAGGAATATAATAGCAACACCACAGTGACATGGCCTTGTCTGGACAATCGGGGGTCCTGACTTTCCTTTAGCATTAATTAGGGAAAAAGGATGAGGAAAAAAGGGGTTGGAGCAGGGGGAGTGTGGAGTCAGCGGGCTCcacattagtatttactgagcgcttaactgtgggcAGTGTCACCGCTGATGGGGGAGGATTTTCCTAGAGCCGAAATTGGCACGAGGCCTCCCCAGCAACACCTCTGGCAGAAGGGCCACGCTACTACTTCCGCTAGGCTGCCATTTTGAAATTCTTTGAAATTT
This portion of the Ornithorhynchus anatinus isolate Pmale09 chromosome 3, mOrnAna1.pri.v4, whole genome shotgun sequence genome encodes:
- the MPEG1 gene encoding macrophage-expressed gene 1 protein — its product is MNGLVVILLWAAAAEADRADGALEQKPARAGLQDCKKALNLPVLEVLPGGGWDNLRNVDMGRVLDLGYSTCRTTEDGRYIIPDQVFTIPLKRSNMEMNSEIIDSWKDYQSTTAFSINTELSLFSAANGKFSAEFQHVKTCQVKDRSVTTRVQVRNVVYTAKINPSSVLDREFAKQLMDISDRLENNQTRMANFLAELLVLNYGTHVVTGVDAGASLVQEDHLKSTFVQNNWALRSSITTSAAVSFHSLIDAKFGEALHLEGGFNQNYISNRTSSRVQSIGGLAFYPGITLKAWQEGITNHLVAIDHSGLPLYFFINPETLPELPIPLVKKLAKTVEVAVRRYFGLNIYPGCTDTESPNFNFHANADDGSCEGRMTNFTFGGVYQECQQLSSQGEFLLCQSLEQKNPLTGGFSCPEGFSPVLLGSQTTEEGYSRLECHRSCTLFVFCKKICEDVFRVARAEFRASWCVATGQVSSHSGFLFGGLFSGKSTNPVTNAQSCPSSYFPLRLFDSLRVCVSQDYELGYKFSVPFGGFFSCSTGNPLASSGQPGGHPDAPFLKRCPGGFSQHQALISDGCQVSYCVKAGLFTSQSLPPVRLPPFSRPPLMSQASTNTVLVTNSETEKSWVRDSSTHLWKLGEPSEVRRTIKLVQGSERGLSGGEAAGLTTGITTLLAALIALVIYGSRRYKKRDYIQMEGEKEEEEEEQRLISGSANYTAGPTHPNETFDPGEENPAV